The sequence below is a genomic window from Geitlerinema sp. PCC 9228.
CAAAATATCGTGGCGATTCGGAAAGAATGTATGTAGTCGTTCCCAACAGCAAAAGCCACCAGACAGGCAACAGCCAATTTCCCCAGCGGACGTACCAAGTTTGCGTTTGGCGCGTATAAATGGTATCATAGTGCCAAGCGTACTGGTTCAATGGTGAAATCCATAAGGTTCTGCCGTGGGGGTCCACAAAAGCAGAATAACCAGTATTGGTAGCGCGTACCATCCAGCGATCGCTTTCGATTGCTCTCATCACATCCAAACCGTGGTGTTGTGCCGGCATGGAAGGTGCGTAGTGAGCGTCGTTGGAAGCTGTTAAAATAAATTTGCCCCCATTTGCAGTTTGCCGGCGAAAATGTTCGGAAAACGCTGAGTCGTAACAAATTCCCACAATCGCTTTGCCGAAGGGAGTATGGAAAATTTGCTGCGGCGAACCCGGTTTTAATTTGGCTTCTAAAGGCGACAGGCGAGAAATGAATTCTCCCAACCAATTTTCCAGGGGAATATATTCTCCCAAAGGAACCAAATTCACTTTATCGTAGTGGCTGTAAATTTCCCCATCGCCGGTTAGCGTCAGCAAACTATTGCTATAGCCGGAAGGTTTCGGGAAAAACGTTCCCAACCACGCCACCACCTTTTCTGCTTTTACTGCTTGTTGAAAGGAACTGTTCTGGCGATTAGAATGGGTCCATATCAAAGGTAGTGCCGTTTCTGGCGTTAAAACCGCATCCACCCCTTGTTTGACCAACCGGTGGTATCCATTAGTATAGCCTTGTAAAGCCAGCCTGCCTCCCTGGGAATTTAATTTAATTTCGTTGGGAATGTTCCCTTGAACGATACCAACTTGTATAGCTTCGCCGTTGGTATTGACGAGGGGAGTGACATACAAACGCCATCCCAGCAGGTGAAATCCCAAAAGTGCGATCGCGGGGGCTACAATCAAAATATAAC
It includes:
- the lnt gene encoding apolipoprotein N-acyltransferase, producing the protein MLQKLRESIPQVLAGSFSPAWWGWVLVGGLAMGLTPSPFDWWWLGWVALVPLWLAIRYESWLVEKNYRLGGWRFWLRCGWLGGIWGVGFYGIALFWITGVHPLTWMGVPFFPSLAIAIFCWVSITLWGTILAVLWAGWLAVGESVLRRILLRQKSTIAATVWRVLLAVALWVSLEHLWSQSPLWWSSLGYSQSPHNLPILHLGQISGPTMVTAAIATVNGLLAEGIWEFRWGIANVPPKQRYILIVAPAIALLGFHLLGWRLYVTPLVNTNGEAIQVGIVQGNIPNEIKLNSQGGRLALQGYTNGYHRLVKQGVDAVLTPETALPLIWTHSNRQNSSFQQAVKAEKVVAWLGTFFPKPSGYSNSLLTLTGDGEIYSHYDKVNLVPLGEYIPLENWLGEFISRLSPLEAKLKPGSPQQIFHTPFGKAIVGICYDSAFSEHFRRQTANGGKFILTASNDAHYAPSMPAQHHGLDVMRAIESDRWMVRATNTGYSAFVDPHGRTLWISPLNQYAWHYDTIYTRQTQTWYVRWGNWLLPVWWLLLLGTTTYILSESPRYFET